From Pseudoalteromonas viridis, the proteins below share one genomic window:
- a CDS encoding lamin tail domain-containing protein, with product MDAISKMSLIELSRHFAYLQNSELCWQRLEHLILQQCKDNFVQATQSGQEVDAMSVWWQTCFELLSPHQIQICHVNYRDEYLELFNRGPAIIDLHGWKLCAGDRGQSLVFPRRTLIYPKEKLTIATSGHSSAPNFASTRPIWNNEGDCATLLDPTWAEISCWKYGTAAHSEVAISQVYYIRAKQKDHCDEYIEIANLGSAWIDLSGWCIQGDKSQHFEFHSGAVLRPQGMVRVYTNVHSPQTGGFSFNSNQALWPQEGGQVCLLDYRNRQVSEFNW from the coding sequence ATGGATGCGATCAGCAAAATGTCATTGATAGAACTGAGTCGTCACTTTGCCTATTTGCAAAATAGTGAACTTTGCTGGCAAAGGCTGGAACATCTTATCTTGCAGCAATGCAAAGACAATTTTGTGCAGGCAACACAAAGTGGCCAGGAAGTCGATGCCATGTCGGTGTGGTGGCAAACCTGCTTCGAGCTGTTATCGCCACATCAAATCCAGATCTGTCATGTGAACTATCGGGACGAATATCTGGAGTTATTCAATCGTGGGCCAGCGATCATTGATTTACATGGTTGGAAATTGTGCGCAGGTGATCGGGGTCAGTCGCTGGTTTTTCCTCGTCGCACCTTGATATATCCCAAAGAGAAACTGACCATAGCAACCAGCGGGCACAGTTCAGCGCCCAACTTTGCCAGTACCCGGCCTATTTGGAACAACGAGGGAGACTGCGCAACTCTGCTCGATCCTACTTGGGCAGAGATCTCCTGCTGGAAATATGGCACAGCGGCACACTCTGAGGTGGCGATCAGCCAGGTTTATTACATCAGAGCAAAGCAAAAGGATCACTGCGATGAATATATCGAAATTGCCAACCTAGGCTCCGCCTGGATTGATCTGAGTGGCTGGTGTATCCAGGGCGATAAGTCTCAGCATTTTGAATTTCACTCTGGTGCTGTGTTGCGCCCTCAGGGCATGGTTCGTGTCTATACGAATGTGCATAGTCCGCAAACTGGCGGCTTCAGCTTTAACAGTAACCAGGCGTTGTGGCCACAGGAGGGCGGTCAAGTCTGTTTGCTTGATTACCGCAACCGGCAGGTCAGCGAGTTTAACTGGTAA
- a CDS encoding glycoside hydrolase family 19 protein, whose product MQLEQRLIQEIMPHARIDNIRYYLSALNSVLSEYEITTPLRVAHFLAQIGHESGSLRYTQENLNYSAVALSSVFGKYFPTSAMASDYARKPEKIANRVYADRMGNSDEASGDGWRYRGRGLIQLTGKHNYQQCGEAIGQDLLSQPELVCSDPDVAVKSACFYWQSRKLNALADQDELVTITRKINGGLHGLEDRAAFLNRAKQFMSIDRGV is encoded by the coding sequence ATGCAACTTGAACAACGCCTTATCCAGGAAATCATGCCCCATGCCCGTATCGATAACATCCGTTATTACCTGAGTGCACTCAATTCGGTGTTGAGCGAGTACGAAATAACAACACCGCTGCGGGTAGCACATTTTCTGGCGCAAATCGGCCATGAAAGCGGCAGTCTCAGATATACGCAGGAAAACCTCAATTATTCAGCCGTGGCATTAAGCTCGGTGTTCGGCAAGTACTTTCCCACTTCGGCGATGGCATCGGACTATGCACGCAAGCCAGAGAAAATTGCTAACCGGGTGTATGCCGACCGTATGGGCAATAGCGACGAAGCGTCTGGTGATGGCTGGCGTTATCGTGGCCGAGGGCTGATACAGTTGACGGGAAAGCACAATTACCAGCAATGTGGGGAAGCCATAGGGCAGGATCTGCTGAGTCAGCCCGAGCTGGTGTGCAGCGACCCGGACGTAGCAGTCAAATCGGCCTGCTTTTACTGGCAGAGCCGTAAGCTCAATGCGCTGGCCGATCAGGACGAGCTGGTCACCATTACCCGTAAAATTAATGGCGGGCTCCATGGCTTGGAGGATAGAGCGGCGTTTTTGAATCGTGCTAAACAATTTATGTCCATAGACAGGGGAGTATGA
- a CDS encoding MlaD family protein, translated as MQHKPKNANRIVIAFSLTGIFLLAAFCIMILVNNHTFADKVYYKTVLDNARGLSALPAVYFKGMEIGRIDSYQLNLQSNEIDVEFWVFHEYSEKVVKYALLTGEQHPIFDEVTTLDLILPEADKVGPFEALPAGALVPHINSALGQQYLAAGYVSRAKDDVESILTSIQELLQNLQKENNPEAGSLFRALDRVAKISDHIMIVSEELRESELLPEAEKTLKQSQVWLAQMPQLLNQLNQTLLKTDSMLTQAQTTLKTYGQPTELVKEITDSQLPLVLHNLNANLTVMQQMLKDVHGEREQFVLTVHSVQQVLQQMEKTLEALNNHPVFRDGISAPIEHEGIEMHD; from the coding sequence ATGCAGCACAAGCCCAAAAATGCCAATAGAATTGTGATTGCGTTTAGCCTCACCGGCATATTCCTGCTGGCCGCGTTTTGTATCATGATCCTGGTGAACAACCACACTTTTGCAGACAAGGTGTACTACAAAACTGTGCTGGATAATGCACGTGGGTTAAGTGCTTTGCCAGCCGTGTATTTTAAAGGCATGGAGATAGGCCGGATCGACAGTTACCAGCTTAATTTACAGAGCAATGAAATCGACGTTGAGTTTTGGGTGTTTCATGAATACAGCGAAAAAGTGGTCAAGTATGCGCTGCTAACGGGGGAGCAGCACCCCATATTTGATGAGGTGACAACCTTAGATTTGATATTACCAGAGGCGGACAAAGTCGGACCGTTTGAGGCCCTACCTGCCGGGGCGCTGGTGCCACACATTAACAGCGCACTTGGCCAGCAGTATCTGGCAGCAGGTTATGTCTCTCGCGCAAAAGACGATGTAGAGTCTATTCTGACCAGCATTCAGGAGTTACTCCAGAACCTGCAAAAAGAGAACAACCCCGAAGCCGGCTCCTTGTTCAGGGCGCTCGACAGAGTGGCCAAGATCAGTGACCACATCATGATTGTCAGCGAAGAGTTGCGTGAAAGCGAATTACTCCCCGAGGCCGAAAAAACGCTCAAGCAAAGTCAGGTGTGGCTTGCCCAGATGCCGCAGTTGCTGAACCAGCTTAACCAGACCCTGCTTAAAACCGACAGCATGCTCACCCAGGCGCAAACCACTTTGAAGACCTATGGTCAGCCCACCGAGCTGGTGAAAGAGATCACCGACAGCCAGCTACCTCTGGTACTGCACAACCTCAATGCCAACCTTACCGTGATGCAGCAAATGCTCAAAGATGTGCACGGCGAGCGGGAGCAGTTTGTCCTTACGGTGCACAGTGTGCAGCAAGTATTGCAGCAGATGGAAAAAACCCTGGAGGCGCTTAACAATCATCCGGTATTCAGAGATGGGATAAGCGCGCCCATCGAGCACGAAGGGATAGAAATGCATGATTAG
- a CDS encoding ATP-binding cassette domain-containing protein yields the protein MKITLKDISHSVAEQPILVNINVTLESGQCLLITGRSGSGKSVLFSIICDITRPQQGSVLIDDVDIAAMTALQYARFRRDLGVIFQVSALISNLTLEENLLLPLNRHHSRLSQEEKQHKVREICQQFGLTQYLDQRTDRLSSGLASLAGLARALLMEPEALIWDAPMAQVDRAWCRHELELLRQLKEKGTTLVLCSNRQELITSLADQQLHLGLPDELTLGSEHAAQAQKCQ from the coding sequence ATGAAGATCACGCTCAAAGACATCAGCCACAGTGTGGCGGAGCAACCCATTCTGGTCAATATCAATGTGACCCTTGAGTCCGGTCAGTGTTTGCTGATCACCGGGCGCTCGGGCAGCGGTAAATCTGTGTTATTCAGCATTATTTGTGACATTACCCGGCCACAGCAGGGCAGTGTGCTGATCGATGACGTTGATATTGCGGCAATGACGGCGTTGCAATATGCGCGTTTTCGCCGCGATCTCGGCGTGATCTTCCAGGTTTCTGCCTTAATCTCTAACCTGACGCTCGAAGAAAACCTGCTGTTGCCGTTAAATCGCCATCATAGCCGCCTGAGTCAGGAGGAAAAGCAGCACAAGGTACGGGAAATTTGCCAGCAGTTTGGCCTCACTCAATATCTGGATCAGCGTACCGACCGTTTGTCATCGGGGCTGGCATCACTGGCCGGGCTTGCCCGGGCCTTACTCATGGAGCCTGAAGCCCTGATCTGGGATGCGCCCATGGCCCAGGTTGACCGCGCCTGGTGTCGACATGAACTGGAGTTACTCAGGCAACTCAAAGAGAAAGGCACCACCTTAGTGTTGTGCTCAAATCGTCAGGAGCTCATCACCAGCCTGGCGGATCAGCAATTACATTTGGGCTTACCGGATGAACTAACATTGGGGAGTGAGCATGCAGCACAAGCCCAAAAATGCCAATAG
- a CDS encoding ABC transporter permease: MINYGFLPFSAYVVSDFLVFHRNRSISLEILLRQIRFTGVEALGLIMLIALLIGALIIVQGYPLLSSIGQVKWTYAILISTIVRDLGPFIVCFVVLARSGTAITTELGNMVVRREIDALIAMGVSPISYLVAPRVLGMVASLILLMSYFVACGIFGGYLVSNAFASIPVSTFFAKLMAQLHWLDMVIMLAKVAFSGLMISLIASYHGLTVKSAITEVPQRNIKAVGRGLIALCVIHVLFTLLYFALMGDW, translated from the coding sequence ATGATTAATTACGGATTTTTACCTTTTTCAGCGTACGTGGTTTCAGACTTTTTGGTGTTCCATCGTAACCGCTCTATCAGTCTGGAGATCTTACTTCGCCAGATCCGCTTCACCGGTGTAGAAGCTTTGGGTTTGATCATGTTAATTGCCCTGTTGATCGGGGCGCTGATCATAGTGCAGGGCTACCCGCTGTTATCCTCCATTGGCCAGGTTAAGTGGACTTACGCGATTTTAATTTCCACCATTGTCCGAGATCTCGGCCCGTTTATTGTTTGTTTTGTCGTGCTCGCCCGCTCAGGCACCGCCATTACCACAGAGCTTGGCAACATGGTGGTACGTAGGGAAATAGACGCTTTAATCGCCATGGGCGTGTCACCCATCTCCTACTTGGTTGCGCCGCGGGTGCTGGGCATGGTGGCCTCACTGATCCTGTTGATGAGTTACTTTGTGGCCTGCGGTATTTTTGGAGGTTATCTGGTAAGCAACGCCTTTGCCTCCATTCCTGTTAGCACCTTTTTTGCTAAGCTAATGGCGCAGTTACACTGGCTTGATATGGTGATTATGCTGGCCAAAGTCGCGTTTTCTGGTCTGATGATCAGCCTGATAGCCAGCTATCATGGGTTGACCGTAAAAAGTGCGATCACCGAAGTGCCACAACGCAATATTAAGGCGGTGGGTCGGGGACTGATAGCCCTGTGTGTGATCCATGTGCTGTTTACCTTGCTGTATTTTGCACTGATGGGTGACTGGTAA
- a CDS encoding GNAT family N-acetyltransferase, whose translation MNIQPYQAEWASDIADLFHAAVHAIDDEDYGSAQKAVWAPSPPDYAFWSQRLAEKQPWVALSNDQVVGFIELDPDGHIDCTYVHPDFQGIGVAGALYDKVEKQAIKQGLSRLYVEASIPARHFFAARGFSLVKRNQIERQGVTLVNFSMEKHV comes from the coding sequence ATGAATATTCAACCCTATCAGGCAGAGTGGGCCTCAGACATTGCCGACTTGTTTCATGCCGCGGTGCATGCCATTGACGATGAGGACTATGGAAGCGCGCAAAAAGCCGTTTGGGCGCCCAGCCCGCCGGACTATGCGTTTTGGTCGCAACGGTTGGCTGAGAAACAGCCCTGGGTGGCACTGAGTAACGACCAGGTAGTCGGGTTTATTGAACTGGATCCTGACGGGCACATTGATTGTACTTACGTACACCCTGATTTTCAGGGCATCGGTGTGGCTGGCGCGCTGTACGACAAGGTTGAAAAGCAGGCAATCAAGCAAGGGTTGTCGCGTCTGTATGTAGAAGCCTCAATACCCGCCCGACACTTTTTTGCAGCGCGCGGATTCAGCCTGGTAAAACGCAACCAAATTGAGCGACAAGGCGTTACGCTGGTGAATTTTTCTATGGAAAAACACGTGTAA
- a CDS encoding dicarboxylate/amino acid:cation symporter, whose translation MTDTQSTQEPASLLQKKRLWLQIVIALVLGITVGLLLSPQGAALVSKQAAMDIAQWVALPGQVFLALIQMVVIPLVLSSIILGIAGNKDTGFLKKVGIRILPYFVTTTFVAVILGLAVVYLIEPGNYVDSALFNAIADQPVQVVATQAVQTSIPDKVAAIIPANPTQSTLDKDMFAIVIYASFIGMALTTLAERRKALLVDFMDGIQSVSLQIVNWAMLLAPLAVFGLLCDITIRIGVDALIGVSAYVATVLMGLAGLLLIYTLVASMVGKLHPLNFLRAIRSAQLLAFSTSSSAAVMPLSMRTAQEQLGVKKPIVQFIIPLGATINMDGTALYQVVAAIFLTQVFGVDLSMNQVVLLILTTVGASIGSPSTPGVGIVILASVLASFGIPATGIALILGVDRILDMCRTVINVSGDLTACVVMNHWLKDELALTEQEHINADSAITS comes from the coding sequence ATGACAGACACCCAATCGACCCAAGAACCCGCCAGTTTACTGCAAAAAAAGCGCCTCTGGCTACAAATTGTAATTGCCCTGGTATTGGGCATCACCGTGGGCTTACTGCTCTCTCCTCAGGGGGCAGCTTTGGTCAGCAAGCAAGCTGCCATGGACATTGCCCAATGGGTTGCCCTTCCCGGCCAAGTTTTTCTCGCGCTGATCCAGATGGTGGTGATCCCTTTGGTGCTTTCCTCCATTATTCTGGGGATTGCTGGTAACAAAGACACCGGGTTTTTGAAAAAAGTCGGGATCCGTATCTTGCCTTATTTTGTCACCACCACATTTGTCGCGGTTATTCTTGGCCTCGCTGTGGTTTACCTGATAGAGCCAGGTAATTATGTGGACAGTGCCCTGTTCAATGCCATTGCGGATCAACCCGTTCAGGTTGTAGCAACGCAGGCAGTCCAAACCTCTATCCCCGATAAAGTCGCCGCGATTATTCCTGCCAACCCTACGCAATCCACGCTTGATAAAGACATGTTTGCTATCGTTATATACGCCAGTTTTATAGGTATGGCCCTGACAACGCTAGCTGAGCGCCGCAAAGCATTGCTGGTCGATTTTATGGATGGGATCCAGTCTGTTTCTTTGCAGATTGTCAACTGGGCCATGTTGCTGGCTCCCCTCGCCGTGTTTGGTCTGCTATGTGACATCACCATTCGTATTGGCGTGGATGCCCTGATCGGTGTCTCGGCGTACGTCGCAACTGTGCTAATGGGTCTGGCCGGTCTATTACTTATCTATACCCTGGTGGCCTCCATGGTTGGCAAACTGCATCCACTGAACTTTTTACGAGCGATCCGCAGCGCTCAGCTGTTAGCCTTTTCTACCTCCAGCTCAGCGGCTGTGATGCCGCTGTCTATGCGCACCGCGCAGGAACAACTTGGAGTGAAAAAACCCATTGTTCAGTTCATCATCCCCCTGGGCGCAACCATCAACATGGATGGCACCGCACTTTACCAGGTTGTGGCCGCTATTTTTCTTACTCAGGTGTTTGGCGTTGACTTGTCGATGAATCAGGTTGTACTGCTGATCCTCACCACAGTTGGTGCATCAATCGGCTCACCCAGCACGCCCGGCGTGGGGATCGTGATCCTGGCATCTGTGTTGGCCAGCTTTGGCATTCCGGCAACCGGCATCGCCCTGATCCTGGGAGTAGACCGGATCCTGGATATGTGCCGTACCGTCATTAACGTCAGTGGCGATCTGACAGCCTGTGTGGTGATGAACCACTGGTTAAAAGACGAACTGGCGCTGACCGAGCAAGAGCACATAAACGCGGATAGCGCGATAACAAGCTAG
- a CDS encoding energy transducer TonB, whose protein sequence is MRYYLLAGLSILSAFNVQGKTLFGDVRLTEVQPTQGQADWAPNPEYKPLYPVSLARKGTAGCAIFKVTVNARGNTESVELLHSVPSKSLSRPGKKILRKWPWSAASGTAAQIEEKTVRLDFCLGGQSVDEAQALCKAQAALSCEA, encoded by the coding sequence GTGCGCTATTACTTATTGGCTGGCCTGTCTATTCTAAGCGCATTCAATGTGCAGGGTAAAACCTTGTTTGGTGACGTGAGATTGACTGAGGTCCAGCCTACCCAGGGTCAGGCTGACTGGGCACCTAATCCCGAATATAAGCCGCTCTATCCGGTCTCGTTAGCCCGCAAGGGCACAGCAGGCTGCGCAATTTTTAAGGTCACCGTGAATGCACGGGGAAACACCGAGTCGGTCGAACTGCTACACAGTGTGCCGTCAAAGTCTCTGTCCAGACCGGGCAAAAAAATACTCAGAAAATGGCCGTGGTCTGCGGCATCGGGTACAGCTGCTCAGATTGAAGAGAAAACCGTGCGGCTCGATTTTTGTCTGGGCGGGCAATCCGTTGATGAGGCGCAGGCTCTGTGTAAAGCTCAGGCGGCGCTTAGCTGCGAAGCCTAA
- a CDS encoding DUF6435 family protein produces the protein MFQFLKRDPVKKLRKAYDAKLEEAMHAQRNGDIRGYAMLTSEAEALWQQIEQLEKK, from the coding sequence ATGTTTCAGTTTTTAAAACGTGATCCGGTCAAAAAGTTGCGCAAAGCCTATGATGCCAAGCTCGAAGAGGCGATGCATGCACAGCGAAACGGTGATATTCGGGGCTATGCGATGCTCACATCAGAGGCTGAAGCACTCTGGCAACAAATTGAGCAGCTTGAAAAAAAGTAA